In Musa acuminata AAA Group cultivar baxijiao chromosome BXJ2-3, Cavendish_Baxijiao_AAA, whole genome shotgun sequence, the following proteins share a genomic window:
- the LOC135606505 gene encoding laccase-11-like: MGCFHASIVIVLLGFLMLVSVPTEAATKKYQFDVVVSNVSRLCHAKPVVTVNGRLPGPTIYAREGDRLIVNVTNYAQYNMTIHWHGVKQLRNGWADGPAYVTQCPIRSGGSYTYHFNVTGQRGTLWWHAHILWLRATVHGAIVIMPEQGVPYPFPQPYQETELILGEWWNADVEKVEQQGNLLGLPPNTSDAHTINGKPGPLFPCPEKHTYALEVESGKTYLLRIINAALNDDLFFAIAGHSMTVVEIDAVYCKPFNTSALVIAPGQTTNVLVRADQAPGRYFMATRSFMDIPIPVDNKTATAILQYRGVPTTVVPVMPQLPAPNDTSFVASFSDQLRSLNSPRYPASVPLDVDRRLFYTIGLGVNPCPTCLNGTRLTASLNNITFVLPQVALLQAHYYDMKGVFRLDFPDKPPTSFNYTGTPLTANLGTSLGTRLSRIAFNSTVELVLQDTNLLMVESHPFHLHGYNFFVVGTGIGNFDPAKDPETFNLIDPPERNTVGVPTGGWTAIRFRADNPGVWFMHCHLEVHTSWGLKMAFVVENGDGPEESILPPPMDLPPC; this comes from the exons ATGGGTTGTTTCCATGCTTCCATTGTCATCGTGCTCCTGGGCTTTCTCATGCTTGTTTCGGTACCGACAGAAGCTGCCACAAAGAAGTACCAGTTTGAT GTCGTCGTGAGCAACGTGAGCAGGCTCTGCCATGCGAAGCCGGTCGTCACCGTCAACGGGCGGCTCCCCGGGCCTACCATCTACGCTCGGGAAGGAGATCGGCTGATCGTTAACGTCACCAACTACGCGCAGTACAACATGACCATCCACTG GCACGGGGTGAAGCAGCTCCGAAATGGGTGGGCGGACGGGCCGGCTTACGTTACACAGTGCCCCATTCGCAGTGGCGGCAGCTACACCTACCACTTTAACGTGACCGGCCAGAGAGGGACGCTGTGGTGGCACGCTCACATCCTCTGGTTGCGCGCCACCGTGCACGGCGCCATCGTGATCATGCCCGAGCAAGGAGTTCCGTACCCCTTCCCTCAGCCCTACCAAGAAACCGAACTGATCTTAG GAGAATGGTGGAACGCCGATGTGGAAAAGGTGGAGCAGCAAGGAAACTTACTTGGATTGCCTCCCAACACTTCGGATGCTCATACCATCAATGGGAAGCCAGGGCCTCTCTTCCCATGCCCGGAGAAGC ATACCTACGCCCTGGAAGTCGAATCGGGCAAGACATACCTCCTCAGGATCATCAACGCTGCCCTCAATGACGACCTCTTCTTCGCGATCGCCGGGCACAGCATGACGGTGGTGGAGATCGACGCAGTTTACTGCAAGCCATTCAACACCAGCGCCCTGGTCATTGCACCAGGTCAAACGACCAACGTCCTCGTTCGAGCCGACCAAGCTCCCGGCAGGTACTTCATGGCGACCAGGTCTTTCATGGACATCCCCATTCCCGTCGACAACAAGACCGCGACGGCGATCCTGCAGTACAGGGGAGTCCCCACGACCGTCGTCCCCGTCATGCCACAGCTGCCTGCGCCAAACGATACCTCGTTCGTCGCCAGCTTCAGCGACCAGCTCAGGAGCCTGAACTCGCCACGATATCCTGCAAGCGTGCCCCTCGACGTCGATCGACGTCTCTTCTACACCATCGGACTCGGGGTGAATCCGTGCCCCACTTGTTTGAACGGCACCAGGCTCACGGCGTCGTTGAACAACATCACTTTCGTGTTGCCCCAAGTCGCGCTGCTCCAAGCGCATTACTACGACATGAAGGGAGTGTTTAGGTTGGACTTCCCCGACAAGCCTCCCACCTCGTTCAATTACACCGGCACGCCCCTCACTGCGAACCTCGGCACATCGCTGGGAACCAGGCTCAGCAGGATCGCCTTCAACTCCACCGTCGAACTGGTGCTGCAAGACACCAACCTCCTCATGGTCGAATCGCACCCCTTCCACCTCCATGGCTACAACTTCTTCGTCGTCGGAACCGGGATCGGAAACTTCGACCCCGCCAAGGACCCGGAAACCTTCAACTTGATCGACCCGCCGGAGAGGAACACGGTCGGAGTTCCCACGGGAGGTTGGACTGCAATCCGATTCAGAGCTGACAATCCAG